One window of Marmota flaviventris isolate mMarFla1 chromosome 5, mMarFla1.hap1, whole genome shotgun sequence genomic DNA carries:
- the Rxfp3 gene encoding relaxin-3 receptor 1, with product MNKAAGGDQLAELFSLIPGLLEAANRSGNASLQLQDLWELGLELPDGAAPGYPPSSSGAESSDAEARVRILISAVYWVVCALGLAGNLLVLYLMKSKQGWRKSSINLFVTNLALTDFQFVLTLPFWAVENALDFKWPFGKAMCKIVSIVTSMNMYASVFFLTAMSVARYHSVASSLKSHRTRGHGHGNCCGQSLGESCCFSAKALCVLIWASAALASLPNAIFSTTIKVMGEELCLVRFPDKLLGGDRQFWLGLYHLQKVLLGFVLPLGIISLCYLLLVRFISDRCVVGTEVGTAAAGGSLSGASARRRSKVTKSVTIVVLSFFLCWLPNQALTTWSILIKFNAVPFSQEYFLCQVYAFPVSVCLAHSNSCLNPILYCLVRREFRKALKNLLWRITSPSLTSMRPFTATTKPEPEDHRLQALAPLHAAAEPDVLYYPPGVVVYSGGRYDLLPSSSAY from the coding sequence ATGAATAAGGCGGCTGGAGGTGACCAGCTCGCAGAACTCTTCAGTCTGATCCCAGGCCTCCTGGAGGCGGCCAACAGGAGTGGCAACGCCTCGCTGCAGCTTCAGGAtttgtgggagctggggctggagttgCCGGACGGAGCGGCGCCGGGGTATCCACCCAGCAGCAGTGGGGCAGAGAGCTCGGATGCAGAGGCCCGGGTGCGGATCCTCATCAGTGCGGTGTACTGGGTGGTTTGCGCACTGGGGCTGGCGGGCAACCTCCTTGTCCTCTACCTGATGAAGAGCAAACAGGGCTGGCGCAAATCCTCAATCAACCTCTTCGTTACCAACCTGGCGCTGACGGACTTTCAATTCGTGCTCACTCTGCCCTTCTGGGCGGTGGAGAACGCGCTGGACTTCAAGTGGCCCTTCGGTAAGGCCATGTGTAAGATCGTGTCTATTGTCACCTCTATGAACATGTATGCCAGCGTCTTCTTCCTCACTGCCATGAGTGTGGCGCGCTACCATTCTGTGGCATCATCCCTTAAGAGCCACCGGACCCGAGGGCACGGCCATGGCAACTGTTGTGGCCAGAGCCTGGGAGAGAGCTGCTGCTTCTCAGCCAAAGCTCTGTGTGTGTTGATCTGGGCTTCGGCTGCTCTGGCCTCGCTGCCCAATGCCATTTTCTCCACCACCATCAAGGTGATGGGTGAGGAGCTGTGCCTGGTGCGCTTCCCTGACAAGTTGCTGGGTGGCGACAGGCAGTTCTGGCTTGGCCTGTACCATTTGCAGAAAGTGCTGCTAGGCTTTGTGTTGCCCCTAGGCATCATCAGCCTGTGCTACCTGCTGCTGGTGCGCTTCATCTCAGACCGCTGCGTGGTGGGGACCGAAGTAGGGACAGCAGCTGCTGGGGGAAGCCTGTCTGGAGCTAGCGCTAGGAGACGGTCCAAGGTCACCAAATCAGTGACCATCGTGGTcttatctttctttctgtgtTGGCTGCCTAACCAGGCGCTCACCACATGGAGTATCCTCATCAAGTTCAACGCGGTACCCTTCAGCCAGGAGTATTTCTTGTGCCAGGTGTACGCGTTCCCGGTGAGCGTGTGTCTGGCGCATTCCAACAGCTGCCTCAACCCAATACTCTACTGCCTAGTGCGCCGCGAGTTCCGCAAGGCGCTCAAGAACCTGCTGTGGCGTATCACGTCGCCTTCGCTCACCAGCATGCGCCCTTTCACAGCGACCACTAAGCCAGAGCCAGAGGATCACCGGCTGCAGGCTCTGGCGCCACTCCACGCAGCTGCTGAACCTGACGTGCTCTACTATCCGCCTGGTGTAGTGGTCTACAGTGGGGGACGCTACGACCTGCTGCCCAGCAGCTCAGCCTACTGA